The following proteins are co-located in the Osmia bicornis bicornis unplaced genomic scaffold, iOsmBic2.1, whole genome shotgun sequence genome:
- the LOC114881963 gene encoding putative nuclease HARBI1, whose amino-acid sequence MSSSLLKELAVEDKTEYFNTLRMTEESFNILFEKVIEKIQRKDTHIRSAIPAKIKLQTILYFLATGCSLRTLQHLFRLGKSTISEFIPEMCEAVSKSLKDFIKVLDENEWKCIENGFRKEWNFPRCCGAIDGKHVAIKAPADCGSLYYNYKQSNSIVLMAVVDHNYCFKYIDVGCNGRISDGGVFRHCNLYQALENGMPPSNHFLAGDNAFPMKEYLLKPFPDCRLTVKQRVFNYRLSRTRRVAENAFGILASRFRIFEKPMPFCPDKVSIMVKTCCTLHNWLRVTATRTFCRC is encoded by the exons ATGTCCAGTTCTCTTTTAAAAGAGTTGGCTGTAGAAGAcaaaacagaatattttaatactctTCGAATGACTGAAGAATCATTcaatatattatttgaaaaagtCATCGAAAAAATACAGCGAAAGGACACACATATTAGAAGTGCAATTcctgcaaaaataaaattgcaaacaaTCTTGTATTTCTTGGCAACAGGATGCAGTTTAAGGACGCTGCAACATCTGTTTAGACTTGGAAAGTCCACCATTTCCGAATTTATTCCGGAAATGTGTGAAGCTGTTTCTAAGTCACTAAAAGATTTTATTAAg GTCCTAGATGAAAACGAGTGGAAATGCATTGAGAATGGATTTAGAAAAGAATGGAACTTCCCTAGATGTTGTGGAGCAATTGATGGAAAGCATGTAGCTATTAAAGCACCTGCTGATTGCGGAAGTTTGTACTACAACTACAAGCAGAGCAATAGCATTGTTCTGATGGCTGTTGTAGACCACAATTATTGTTTTAAGTATATAGATGTAGGATGCAATGGAAGGATTTCGGATGGAGGGGTGTTCCGCCACTGTAACCTGTATCAGGCATTAGAAAATGGCATGCCACCAAGCAATCATTTTCTGGCTGGCGACAATGCCTTTCCAATGAAGGAATACTTATTAAAGCCTTTCCCTGATTGTCGACTGACTGTTAAGCAACGAGTATTCAATTATCGCCTGTCGCGTACAAGAAGAGTTGCGGAAAATGCATTTGGGATACTAGCAAGTAGATTTCGAATATTCGAAAAGCCAATGCCTTTTTGTCCAGACAAAGTAAGCATTATGGTGAAAACATGCTGTACGTTACACAATTGGTTACGAGTAACTGCAACACGTACATTCTGTCGATGCTGA